TGAATGTGTTTTAATTTATAGGGAAATACACAATGTGGTAGGTATAATCAATtgcaattatgtaaaatgaatgtgTATAAAGGACATTGTATGTATAAGGAATTGCTGCTAAATACAATGAATGTGCAATATGTGTAAGTAATTGCATTTATGTATGAGGAATGTGATGGATACAAACTAAATGTACTGTATGTAGATAATGTAAAGAAGCGGATTTATACAGAAACGCGCAGTATAAATGTatggaacattttttttcttccttaattatTGATTATCAAAGCTACTGTAACCATTTTCTTTGGGGAATTgaaattatttatgaatgaactcaacatttattgatatttctccattaataaccATTAGCGTCTTGACAATGATATACTGTCGATGTGTCAATAACCGTTGTCGCATAATCAACTGCTTCTTTAACGTACTCTGTCTGGTAAACCGTCatgaggattggccaggcgttagtcatggtcgtcgttaaatgcactggtaagtatgtgaaggaagtgaacacgtcaacttgagtgtatgtttgagtggctgtagtggaggcggtcacagtcttcgcaacagatgccgtcgatacagccgtggcagcagttgtccccacaacctgtgtcacgtgctcttcaagagCGGTAGCCGAGTAcgtaatgctgatggtttgttgttgatagctggtataggtgtatgcccgaatcttctctctgatcttcagttgggtgacgtagtgtgtggaggaagccagctgtggcgcctggtactgggttaccgtttccgtgtgagtgacaacgtaaggcacacagtccgtagtggtaacgctgacagaggtcggtacaacatccaggagagtgacggtggagacgacggtgctgacctgcagtcgagtactcgtgagagacacagacgaaaattcctcttgacacgccttcacaggtaagtctggctcaagtccttcgcaagttgcaagcaaagagagggccgtccagagaaccaaagtcttcatgttgaaactcatactggttgttatggcaagctgtttcaatgATGAACTATGCTCGCTAACGGCGTGGCGACTATTTATACCAATTTATGGCACGGGAACTTGGTCATCCAGGTGGGGTCTATAGCTAGAGCTAATtacatcccaaagtcaccgggaacaagggtatttcaacatggactaaaacctcatcctaacaatatgttcgcaagtttgtcttacaaaagtaagcaattattatttttttcttataatttctacaTGCAAataatttcttattcattctaaacacaaatatatgctgTATACTGAATTACAGTATATGTATGACGAAATTTGTTATATACGTAATGAAATTACCTGTGTGTATGGTGAAACCTGCAATAAGTATGATGTGATatctgataagaataatgaggtaCATGTggaatgaaatatacaatatttataaggaAATTCACAGTGTAGTCGGTATAATAAAATGCAATTATGTAAAATTAATGTGACAACAGTCGTATGtagaatgaatattatatgtataatgaatgctgTATGCATaaggaatgtatgcataatgaatgttgtatggataatgaatgttgtatgtataataaatgttgtatgcttgataaatgttgtatgcataatgatTGTTGTATGTatagtgaatgtatgtataatggatgttgtatgtataatggatgttgtatgtataaaggatgtatatataatagatgttcCATGTAAAATGAATGTATAACGAATTACTGTTACATACAATGTTTTGATCTGTATGGAAATACACAATGTGGTAGGTATAATGATTtgcaattatgtaaaatgaatgtgacGACAATCGAAATGCAAAATGAATttgtatgcataatacatatataatgaattgCTGTTACATTCAATGCTTGGGTTTTAACttataaggaaatacacaatgtggtAAGTATGATCAATGGCAATTATGTAAAGTGATTGTGACATGAATGTGTATAAtggatattgtatgtatatggaatTGCTGCTAAATATAATGAATGTGCaatatgttttattaattttagttatGTATGAGGAGTGTGATGGATTCACACTAAATGTACTGTAATGAAATGAAACGTATTTATATAGAAACGCGCAGTATAAATGTATGGAaattttttcttaatcattgaTCATCATAGCTACTGTAACCATTTTCTTTGGGGGAATTGAAATTATTTATGAATGATCccaacatttattgatatttctccattaataaccattagcgtcttgacaatgatatactgtcgatgtctcaataaccgtCGTCACGTAATCAACTGCTTCTTTAACGTACTCTGTCTGGTAAaccgtcttgaggattggccaggcgttagtcatggtcgtcgttaaatacactggtaagtatgtgaaggaagtgaacacgtcaacttgagtgtatgtttgagtggctgtagtggaggcggtcacagtcttcacaacagatgccgtcgatacagccgtggcagtagttgtccccacaacctgtgtcacgtgctcttcaagaccggtagccgagtatgtaatgctgatggtttgttgttgatagctggtataggtGTATGCCCGAATCTTNNNNNNNNNNNNNNNNNNNNNNNNNNNNNNNNNNNNNNNNNNNNNNNNNNNNNNNNNNNNNNNNNNNNNNNNNNNNNNNNNNNNNNNNNNNNNNNNNNNNNNNNNNNNNNNNNNNNNNNNNNNNNNNNNNNNNNNNNNNNNNNNNNNNNNNNNNNNNNNNNNNNNNNNNNNNNNNNNNNNNNNNNNNNNNNNNNNNNNNNNNNNNNNNNNNNNNNNNNNNNNNNNNNNNNNNNNNNNNNNNNNNNNNNNNNNNNNNNNNNNNNNNNNNNNNNNNNNNNNNNNNNNNNNNNNNNNNNNNNNNNNNNNNNNNNNNNNNNNNNNNNNNNNNNNNNNNNNNNNNNNNNNNNNNNNNNNNNNNNNNNNNNNNNNNNNNNNNNNNNNNNNNNNNNNNNNNNNNNNNNNNNNNNNNNNNNNNNNNNNNNNNNNNNNNNNNNNNNNNNNNNNNNNNNNNNNNNNNNNNNNNNNNNNNNNNNNNNNNNNNNNNNNNNNNNNNNNNNNNNTTCAATTAATGTGTTTTaatttataaggaaatacacaatgtggtAGGTATAATAAATTGCAATTAAATCAAATGAATGTGACAACAGTCGTATGTATAAGGAAAAGTTGTACGTTTAAGGAATTGCTGCTAAATACAATGAATGTGCAATATGTTTCATAAATTGTAATTATGTACGAGGAGTGTGATGGATTCACACTAAATGTACTGTATGTAGATAATGAAAGGAAGCGGATGTATccaaatgtgtaaatgtatggaacattttatctttcttccttgatCATCGATTATCATAGCTACTGTAACCATTTTCTTTGGAGGAATTGAAATTATTCATTGCAATTATGTAAAATTAATGAATGTGACAACAGTATATGTTATgtaatgaaatatacaatatttataaggaaatacacaatgtggtCAGTATAATTGCAATTAAGCAAAATTAATGTGACAACAGTCATGTTAAATTAATGTTGTATACATaaagaatgtatgcataatgaatgttatatgcataaagaatgttgtaagcATAAGGAATGTTGtaagcataaagaatgttgtaagcataaagaatgttgtaagcataaagaatgttggaagcataaagaatgttgtaagcataaagaatgttgtaagcAAAAAGAATGTAAGCAAAAAGAATGTTGtaagcataaagaatgttgtaagcATAAGGAATGTTGtaagcataaagaatgttgtaagcataaagaatgttgtaagcGTAAATAATGTTATATGCATAATAAAAGTGGTATGTATAATGGATGTATGTAAAATGATTGTTGCATGTATATGCTGTTACATACAATCGAAATACAAAATGTCGCAGGTATAATAAATtgcaattatgtaaaatgaatgtgacAGTCGTATGTATAATGGATGCTGTATGTATAAGGAACTGCTGCTACATACAATTAATGTGCATAATGTTTAACCAATTGTAGTTATGTATGAGACAAACTCAATGTGCCGTAAGTAGATAATGAAATGGagcgtatttatacataaacgcGCAGCGCAAATATATtgaacattttctctttcttccttaatcattgatcatcataactattgtaaCCATTATTTTGGGGGGATCTGAAATTATTCATGAATTAACTcgacatttattgatatttctccattaataaccattagcgtcttgacaatggtatactgtcgatgtctcaataaccgttgtcacataatcaactacttctttaacgtactctgtctggtaaaccgtcttgaggattggccaggcgtttgtcatggtcgtcgttaaatacactggtaagtatgtgaaggaagtgaacacgtcaacttgagtgtatgtttgagtggctgtagtggaggcggtcacagtcttcacaacggatgccgtcgatacagccgtggcagttGTTGTCCCCACAACTCGTAtcacgtgctcttcaagaccggtagccgagtatgtaatgctgatggtttgttgttgatagctggtataggtgtatgcccgattcttctctctgatcttcagTTGGGTGACGTAGTCATCCAGGTGGGGTCTATAGCCAGAGCTAAtttcatcccaaagtcaccggaACAAGGGTATTTCAACATGGACTAATACCTCATCCTAACAATATGTTCGCAAGTTTGTCTTACAAAAGTAAGCAATTATTCAAAAGTTTATAATTTCTAGATGCAAGTAGTTTACCATTTATTCTAAACATAAAGATATGCTGTAAACaaaattacaatatatgtatgacgaaataagttgtataggtaatgaaatgtactatatgtatagtgaaacatgcaataattataatgtaataGCTGGTATGGAAAACATTCATGATATGTATGATGCATTATCTATAACTAGAGCTAAtttcatcccaaagtcaccgggaacaagggtatttcaacatggactaatacctcatcctaacaatatgttcgcaagtttgtcttacaaaagtaatcaattattttttaaaaatcttataatttctatatgcaaaCGGTATCATATTCATTCTATACACAAAGATATGCTGTATACTgaattataatgtatgtatgacgaaatatgttgtataggtattgaaatgtactgtatgtatagtgaaacatgcaataagtatgatgtaatatctaatatgtataatgcacaatatttataaggaaatacacaatgtggtAGATATAATAAATGCAATTATATGAAATGAATGTGACAACAGTCGTAAGTAGAATGAATGTTGTATACatagtaaatgtatgtataatggatattgcatgtataatgaatgttgtatgcataatgaatgaaaCGGACTGCATGTATAGCGAAACCTGCAATAAGTATGATGTGATATCTGATATGTATCACATGTAATAAGTATGatctgataagaataatgaggtaCATTTggaatgaaatatacaatatttatgagTTAATGCACAATGTGGTCGGTATGATAAATTGCAATTATGTAAAATTAATATGACAACAGtcgtatgcataaagaatgttgtatgcatgatgaatgttttatgcataatgaatgttttatgcataatgaatgttttatgcataatgaatgttttatgcataatgaatgttttatgcataatgaatgttttatgcataatgaatgttttatgcataatgaatgttttatgcataatgaatgttttatgcataatgaatgttttatgcataatgaatgtttatgcataatgaatgtttatgcataatgaatgtttatgcataatgaatgtttatgcataatgaatgtttatgcataatgaatgtttatgcataatgaatgtttatgcataatgaatgtttatgcataatgaatgtttatgcataatgaatgtttatgcataatgaatgtttatgcataatgaatgtttatgcataatgaatgtttatgcataatgaatgtttatgcataatgaatgtttatgcataatgaatgtttatgcataatgaatgtttatgcataatgaatgtttatgcataatgaatgtttatgcataatgaatgtttatgcataatgaatgtttatgcataatgaatgtttatgcataatgaatgtttatgcataatgaatgtttatgcataatgaatgtttatgcataatgaatgtttatgcataatgaatgtttatgcataatgaatgtttatgcataatgaatgtttatgcataatgaatgtttatgcataatgaatgtttatgcataatgaatgtttatgcataatgaatgtttatgcataatgaatgttttatgcataataaatgtatgtataatggatttgtatgaataatgaatgttatatgtataacGAATTGCTGTTACATACAATAAATGGAAATACACAATGTCGTAggtataactgcaattatgatatttctccattaataaccATTAGCGTCTTGACAATGGTATACGgtcgatgtctcaataaccgttgtcacataatcaactgcttctttaacgtactctgtctggtaaaccgtcttgaggattggccaggcgttagtcatggtcgtcgttaaatacactggtaagtatgtgaaggaagtgaacacgtcaacttgagtgtatgtttgagtggctgtagtggaggcggtcacagtcttcacaacagatgccgtcgatacagccgtggcagtagttgtccccacaacctgtgtcacgtgttcttcaagaccggtagccgagtatgtaatgctgatggtttgttgttgatagctggtataggtgtatgcccgattcttctctctgatcttcagttgggtgacgtagtgtgtggaggaagccagctgtggcgcctggtactgggttaccgtttccgtgtgagtgataacgtaaggtacacagtccgtagtggtaacgctgacagaggtaggtacaacatccaggagagtgacggtggagacgacggtgCTGACCTGCAGTCGAGTGCTCGtcagagacacagacgaaaactcctcttgacacgccttcacaggtaagtctggctcaagtccttcgcaaGTTGCAAACAAAGAGAGGGCCGTCCAGAGAACCAAAGTCTTCATGTTgaaactcatactgattgttatggcaagctgtttcaatgATGAACTGTGCTCGGTGTCGGAGTGACGACTTTTTATACCAATTTATGGCAAGGGAACTTGGTCATCCAGGTGAGATCTATAGCTAGAGCTAAtttcatcccaaagtcaccgggaaCATGGGTATTTCAAAATGGACTAATACCTCATCATAACAATATTTTTGCAAGTTTGTCTTACAAAAGTAATCAATTATTAAAAAGTTTCTTATaatatctatatgcaaataatttACCATTTATTCTAAACATAAAGATATGCTGTAAACTAAATTGCAATATATGTATGACGAAATATGTTGTATAGGTAATGAAATGTACTATATGTATAGTGAAACATGCAATAAGTATAATGTAATATCTAGTATGTAAAACATGCATGATATGTATGATGTAATATCTATAGCTAGAGCTAAtttcatcccaaagtcaccgggaacaagggtatttcaacatggactaatacctcatcctaacaatatgttcgcaagtttgtcttacaaaagtaagcagttcttttttaaaaatcttataatttctatatgcaaaCGATATCCTATTCATTCTATACACAAAGATATGCCGGATACtgaattacaatatatgtatgacgAAATATGTTGCATAGGTATTGAGAAGTACTGCATGTATAGTGAAACATGCAATAAGTATGATATAATATCTGACATGTATAATGAGGTATATGTTATgtaatgaaatatacaatattcataaggaaatacacaatgtgTTCAGTATAATTGCAATTAAGCAAAATTAATGTGACAACAGTCATATGTTAAAttaatgttgtatgcataaagaatgtatgcataatgaatgttatatgcataaagaatgttgtaagcataaagaatgttgtatgtataatgggtgttgtatgtataatgaatgttgtatgtataatgaatgttgcaTGTATATGCTGTTACATACAATCGAAATACACAATGTCGCAGGTATAATAAATtgcaattatgtaaaatgaatgtgacAGTCGTATGTATAAGGGAAGTTGTATGTTTAAGGAATTGCTGCTAAATACAATGAATGTACAATATGTTTCATTAATTGTAGTTATATATGTGGAGTGATGGATTCAAACTAAATGTACTGAATGTAGATAATGAAATGAAGCGGATTTATCCAGAAACGCTCAGTGTAAATGTATAgaacattttctcttattttggggGAATTTAAAAGATTATAAATGAActcaacatttattgatatttctccattaataaccATTAGCGTCTTGGCAATCatatactgtcgatgtctcaataaccgttgtcacgaaatcaactgcttctttaatgtactctgtctggtaaaccgtcttgaggattggccaggcgttagtcatggtcgtcgttaaatacACTGGTAAGTATGTGATGGAAGTGAACACGTCAACTTGAGTGTACGTTTGAGTGGCTGCcgtggaggcggtcacagtcttcacaacagatgccgtcgatacagccgtggcagtagttgtccccacaacctgtgtcacgtgctcttcaagaccggtagccgagtatgtaatgctgatggtttgttgttgatagctggtataggtgtatgcccgattcttctctctgatcttcagttgggtgacgtagtgtgtggaggaagccagctgtggcgcctggtactgggttaccgtttccgtgtgagtgataacgtaaggcacgcagtccgtagtggtaacgctgacagaggtaggtacaacatccaggagagtgacggtggagacgacggtgCTGACCTGCAATCGAGTGCTCGtcagagacacagacgaaaactcctcttgacacgccttcacaggtaagtctggctcaagtccttcgcaaGTTGCAAACAAAGAGAGGGCCGTCCAGAGAACCAAAGTCTTCATGTTgaaactcatactgattgttatggcaagctgtttcaatgATGAACTACGCTCGGTGTCGGAGTAACGACTTTTTATACCAATTTATGGCAAGGGAATTAGGTCATCCAGGTGGGGTCTATAGCTAGAGCTAAtttcatcccaaagtcaccgggaaCAAGGGTATTTCGACATGGACTAATACCTCATCCTAACAATATATTCGCAAGTTTATTTGTCTTACAAAAGTaagcaattattaaaaaaaagtttttcttataatttctatatgcacATGATTTCCTATTCACTCTAAACACAAAACTATACTGTATACtgaattacaatatatgtatgacgaaatatgttgtataggtattgaaatgtactgtatgtatagtgAAACATGCAGTATGATGTAATATCTAATATGTACAATGAGGTATATGTTATGTAAAGAAATACAcaatatttataaggaaatacacaatgtggtAGATATAATAAATTCAATTATGTGAAATGAATGTGACAACAGTCGTAAGTAGAATGAATGTTGTAtgtaatgaatgttgtatgcataatggatgttgtatgcataaagaatgctgtatgcataaagaatgttgtatgcataaagaatgttgtatgcataaagaatgtt
The DNA window shown above is from Penaeus vannamei isolate JL-2024 chromosome 29, ASM4276789v1, whole genome shotgun sequence and carries:
- the LOC138867320 gene encoding uncharacterized protein; translated protein: MTNAWPILKTVYQTEYIKEAIDYVTAVIETSTKFLIRTSIKHTTVVTFILHNCSYTYDIVRYSDTERSSSLKQLAITISMSFNMKTLVLWTALSLFATCEGLEPDLPVKACQEEFSSVSLTSTRLQVSTVVSTVTLLDVVPTSVVGTTTATAVSTASVVKTVTASTAATQTYTQVDVFTSITYLPVYLTTTMTNAWPILKTVYQTEYIKEAVDFVTTVIETSTVYDCQDANGY